A stretch of Candidatus Thermoplasmatota archaeon DNA encodes these proteins:
- a CDS encoding bifunctional phosphopantothenoylcysteine decarboxylase/phosphopantothenate--cysteine ligase CoaBC, translating into ITNRSSGRMGVELAKDAYERGATVELWMGKAEVGPPPFVKVRRFTSVSDLSKLVKNIQCHYCAVPAAISDFRPKKVKGKISSKEKSLTIEMTPTPKIIDAIRRKSKRTKIIGFKLESRLSEPEMRERALEKLKSAKLDLIIANDVKTIGREPAKIVLLDKSGASKSASGTKATLAHHIWSAALHGL; encoded by the coding sequence ATCACGAACCGAAGCTCAGGCCGCATGGGCGTGGAGCTTGCGAAGGACGCCTACGAGCGTGGTGCAACGGTCGAGCTATGGATGGGCAAGGCCGAGGTCGGTCCACCGCCCTTCGTCAAGGTCAGGAGGTTCACTTCTGTCTCGGACCTCTCGAAGCTTGTCAAGAACATCCAGTGCCACTACTGCGCCGTTCCGGCGGCGATATCCGATTTCCGCCCGAAGAAGGTCAAGGGCAAGATAAGCTCGAAGGAGAAGTCGCTGACGATCGAGATGACACCGACGCCAAAGATCATCGACGCCATCAGGAGAAAGAGCAAGCGGACGAAGATCATCGGCTTCAAGCTGGAATCCAGGCTCTCCGAGCCCGAGATGAGGGAGAGGGCGCTCGAGAAACTGAAGAGCGCGAAGCTGGACCTGATCATCGCGAACGACGTCAAGACGATAGGCCGCGAGCCCGCCAAGATCGTTCTCCTGGACAAGTCCGGAGCCTCGAAGAGCGCATCCGGCACGAAGGCAACACTGGCACACCACATATGGAGCGCTGCCTTACAT